Proteins encoded in a region of the Nocardia asteroides genome:
- a CDS encoding TetR/AcrR family transcriptional regulator, whose product MPKPKQGVGRPRDSDVDLAIVRATRDLLAERGYAGLTVDAVAMKAGIGKAAIYRRYATKQEMIFAATVHDMREQAPPDTGTLRTDLAALTETIAAQLGRAPNDVLAGLLADIYADPALSARFAETFLERERQAVTEVLGRAVARGELAAQPDLTTVHALLLGPVFAWLLILDGDRAGLPDLTRTVAEATATVLLSEPSS is encoded by the coding sequence GTGCCGAAACCGAAACAAGGCGTCGGGCGTCCGCGCGACAGTGACGTCGATCTCGCCATCGTGCGCGCCACACGCGACCTACTGGCCGAGCGCGGCTACGCCGGACTCACCGTCGACGCCGTGGCGATGAAAGCGGGGATCGGCAAGGCCGCGATCTACCGCCGCTACGCCACGAAGCAAGAGATGATCTTCGCCGCCACGGTGCACGACATGCGGGAACAGGCACCTCCCGATACCGGAACCCTCCGCACGGACCTGGCCGCGCTGACCGAGACCATCGCCGCACAGCTCGGCCGGGCGCCGAACGACGTGCTCGCGGGCCTGCTCGCCGACATCTACGCCGACCCCGCACTCAGCGCCCGCTTCGCCGAGACCTTTCTCGAACGCGAACGCCAGGCGGTGACCGAGGTGCTCGGCCGCGCGGTCGCCCGCGGCGAATTGGCGGCACAGCCCGATCTCACGACCGTGCACGCACTTCTGCTCGGCCCTGTCTTCGCCTGGCTACTGATCCTGGACGGCGACCGCGCCGGGTTGCCGGATCTCACTCGCACGGTCGCCGAAGCGACGGCGACCGTACTGCTGTCCGAGCCCTCCAGCTGA